Within Peptococcaceae bacterium, the genomic segment GGGGCACAAACTGGGCGAATTTGCGCCGACCAGGACTTTTAAGGGTCACGGTTCACATACTGAGCGTTCCACAGCATTAAAATAATTCCGGGAGAGGAGGTCACTACATGGAAGAAAAACAAGCCAGAGCAGTCGCCAGACACATCAGGATGTCTCCCCGGAAAGCCCGCCAGGTAATCGATCTCATCCGGGGTAAAACGGTGTCGGAAGCGTTTGCCATATTAAGATTCACTCCGCAAAGGGCCGCCAAACCTGTCAACAAGGTTTTAAAATCGGCGGTGGCCAATGCCGAGCATAACTATGAGATGAATACCGACAAACTTTACGTAAAAGAAGCATACGTTGATGCCGGGCCTACGCTGAAAAGAATTATGCCGAGAGCTATGGGCCGGGCCGACCTGATCAGGAAGCG encodes:
- the rplV gene encoding 50S ribosomal protein L22, which produces MEEKQARAVARHIRMSPRKARQVIDLIRGKTVSEAFAILRFTPQRAAKPVNKVLKSAVANAEHNYEMNTDKLYVKEAYVDAGPTLKRIMPRAMGRADLIRKRTSHITVVVSEKEGDK